CATCATCTCTCTTgacctctgcttccttctctggaaAATGGTAATAGTATCTATCTTTGAAGATTATTGAGGGAACTATGAAAATACTGCAAATAGCAATTAAGAATTAACATATTTTCTATCAGCATTATCTGTCTCCCcaggaagcaggggagggactttcttttttaatactaatATCATGCAGGTGCCTCTTGAGTTTGCACTGGGAAACCATAAACATCTGTTTGTCTCTTCTGTTTCATCTGTTTGTCTGCTCTTTACATGTTATTTATTCTGGTTTAAGGCCTTAGAAATGTCACCTCAGGTAAACACTCAAACATTTAAAGGCTACTACCCtttacatttaagatttttttatttcttgagttgAATATACTacctattttcatttgttcctctcGAAACTCTTTACTAAAATGACATTTTTCCTTTGAACAGGTTATTTTCCCaagattatatacatatgtatattttttaaagattttatttatttagttgacagaaagggatagaacacaagcaggaggagaggcagagggagagggagaagcaagctctccattGAGTAGGGAGTCggctgcagggctcgatcccagaaccctgggatcctgacctgagccaaatgcagttgctgaacagactgagccatccagttgccccATGTAAGATTATATATTAAGTAGTGGGAACGAGTGGGTCTCCCATACTTAAAACATCTAATACAGCTATTCCCTTCCTTTGGACAAAAACATACCCCCAAAGAATCCATTTTTTATCAatgaatattttctaaaagagGAGTAgccaaaacaaaaatcccaatgTTTAAAACTGGTTTTAACGGCTAACAtctgaaaaaatagaaattttattgtTCTCACTGTGAAAATTAAGGAGTCTACTGAAGGTTTTAATAAGCACTATCCCATCAGCTCAACTCAAACCATCTCCAGttaactcacacacacacacacacacacacacaccccactgcaATCAAAGAAAAACAGTGCACCAATACTTGTGCGACAAACTCCCAATTAATGATGAAAACTCCTTAGAGCCAAGGTGTTGTTCTCCCAATAgactgctatttttaaaatacttctctttGAAAACAAGAGCATGATTAATTCCATCATTCTTACTCAAATTACTTATGACATAGAAATGACACAGTATGAGCAATTATTAAAAACACTTTATTATGTATAATTTGTACATGCTGCAATTTGTGTCATTTGGGGTCATCTTCCAGGTTGTGACGTCATCTACCAAGATAAACTAAACCTAATTTTCTTCCTGCCACACTACAtacaaaaatacaattttcaaaGCGAAGTTCCCCTTCTTTGCCGGAAGATACAAGATATGTAGGAGTGTGTCAGATGAATAAGAAAAGAATACTTTGCACATGTATCAACACCATACAAGGCATTATCCTTCACACAGTAACGTCTAttatgttcttttatttgggaACAGCAGGAAAAGAGCCCCTTAACCCTCAGAGGGAAATGCAAACTTTGTTGCTAAAGGCAAACTCCAGGGATGAGAGTGTGGTCCTCGCAGGGGAAGTTGGGGTGGTGGGGATTTAGGGAGGCGGGAGGACACCTCATAAGCACTTCAAAAGGAAAGAATTGCAGGTGGTTCCTCTGGGACAGTCGCACAGCTTCCCAATCCTCGCTCCTTTTCGCACGGCGCACCGCTCCCCAGCGTGGCACTGAAAACAACACAATGTGTGGTCTTTCCACATAAGCAAACCCATCTCCCAATAGGCACATGTCCCCATCAACACAATGTCTGCCTCTTGGGAGAGATCGATGGAACCTGTCACCATCACCAGAGCTCTAAGTATGGTCAGACCTGAAACACAGAGAGCCTTAAAATTTCAGTgagacaacataaaaaaaaaaaaaaattcattattgaACCCCTTCTACTTCATTCCACCttttatttggggggaggagtTACATTTTCTAGCTCCTTAAGctgtttatcaaaaagaaaaataatcagacaTTTTTCTACgaaataaacaaatagaactgTATTTTCTCATAGCCTCTACTCCCTGATTTCAGCCTTCTCATCccaagaagtgtgtgtgtgtgtgtgtgtgtgtgtgtagcgtGCACAAGTGTAACTCCCCAAGGAAAGTGACAAGTGGGGAATCAAGAATTTTAACCTTAAAACATAGATCAGAAAAACTGGCAGTGCTCCAGACAGCAAGAAGAAAATTGGGGGAAGAAGAACTGAGTAGATTTAAGGGCTTTTCCAATTCAGAGAATTTTTCATGAGATTTAAAAAAGCTCATCTTTAAGAAACACTACTTTTCATACAAACCCAAGAGCTGGTTCCTGGCACCAGCTGCTGGATCTTCTGAAATGGCCATTCTACTCTTTGCCCTTAGAAACCAAGGGGCATGGTTTGGCGGTGGAAAACAAAAGGGAGACCACAGATTTCTATAAAACCAATACCTGATTTAGCCAAGTCCTAGGGAAGAAGGTCAATGTATAAGACTCAAGGTGATATATTTTCTCTTGGAAAAACATAAGGAGGGGATGACCCCAAAGCCTTACCATGGGGACTTGGCCATACTTCTTCTCATAGATAGGAATACTTTTAGTCTTGAGCTTCTTCAGGACTTCCTGTAGCGCTTCGATCTGCAACACACCGCCCCGGAGCCGGAGCCGAAGTTGCTGCATTGGCTGCGAGCCCAGACCAGCGGCTCATTCCCAGCACTAGCTACAAGAGCCCTGGAACCAAAAACACTAAGCCCCGGGATTTCAGGGACAGAAAGGGACGTTTGAGGGGTATTAACATAGCAAGCACTGTCTCACGTACTGACTGCAAGTCCCTTAGTCACTGAGGCTCCTGTTGCTCTGAGGGCCCGGGACAAGGGATTCACTCTACAAACTGGCTGAAGCAGTGCGAGCCAGACGGTTTCGGATGGAAGCCGGGCTTTACGTTCATCTCCCTGCACCCCGATTCTGGCAATGGGGGTGGGGACGGAGGGAAAGAAGACGGACGAGTACAAAGGAAGCGATCGGGCAGCAGCCAAGGGGGGTCTGGGAGTTACCCACCAGCTCCTTCTCGTGAGAGGCATCCTCCACGGCAGAGTAGATGTCCAGGGCTCGGGGCTGGAGCTCAGCTTCCTCCTGGGCACGGGCACCGAGCAGAGGTAGCAGCAAAAACAGGGCGGCACCCAAGAGGGTCAGCGGACGAAGACGGGGGCTCTCCATGGTGCTGAAAGTCGGAGCTGCGGTGGCACCCCACGCTCCCGCCTTTTATAGAGAGCCAGAGCCCAAGTACAGGCAAGAGGGAGGGGGCGATGAAGGAAGTGGGTGTGGAGGAGGGTCCAGGTCAACCGTCTGTAGGCAGTGCTCCACCACCGCTTGACATCAGTGCCCACTGGACACCAGGCGTCCCCGAACGAAGCTCTGCGCACAGAGCTAGAGTGCAGAGAACAGGTACCCTGCTCCCCAAGTGCTGTCAGCCCCGCGGCAAGAGACGCTCCCCTAGgggcctgagctgaaacagagGGGCGACAGCTgagggatggaggaggaggagggggcaaggaaatggaaaatgccTTCGAGCCAAGGCACAGGCAATAGGGTCGCTCCCCATCccctagcagcagcagcagcagcaacaacagcagcaacagaagCACCAGAAGCAACAGCAGCAAAGCAATCCACCTCACCAGCCTTGCCTTGCCTCTCACCCCAGCCCTGTATGTGGCAGCAAGTAGGAGGTGTTGCCTCCAGGCAGGTTTGTCTGCTGAGTATTTTACTAGGCACATGTGGGCTAGGGGAGGCAAACATAGTAAACATAACAAAGAGAAACTATGGCCTTCCCCAGGATGTGTTCTTCATGGAATCTATGTGGTaatgagaaaagaaggaaaacagactaACTCCAATTCAGGGGTAGTGTAGGGAGCACAGAAAGATGGATTCTGATTCCAGTCCTGGCTCCACCACTTATAAGCTGTGTAACTCTGGGCAAAATAAATAACCTATTTgagtatctctgtctctctacctctctctctctctctctctctctctctctcttttgtaaaactgttatttattttattttttaaagattttatttatttatttgacagagatcgcaagtaggcagagaggcaggcagagagagggtgggggaagcagactctctgttgagcagagagcccaatgagggactcaatcccaggaccctgagatcatgacctgagccgaaggcacccaggtccccctaaaaTTGGTATTTAAAAAATGCACCTCTCAAGTTCTCACAAGAGGGGAAGGAAATTTGATATGTAAAACTTCTAGCCCGGAGCACAATAAGCACTAAGCCTCCCTGCCTTTCCTTGTTGAATTGTGATACTGCCCAGGTACGTGGCTGCGTGCATTATCTCAACTGTTCCTTAGAGCAAATTTGCGATCCCTGGATGCTCTGTTACCTACCACCCACTCCTGATATCCAAGAAGCCTGTctagaaagaaagcaaagggaaTGAAAAATCCAAGTCCTTGATTATGGAAAAATCTCTAGAGATCAGAAGGCACAGACGAGCCAAGTCCTCAGTGACTTGGgaagacaagttttttttttttaaaaagtgagggtCCTTAACAGCTTGAATGCAAACCAAAGTTCCTGTaggagaagtgttagacacttcTTAGTGTCTAGACATAGAGGCTTGTCTTAATTGCCTGCccacctggcttctttcaccaTACCTTCTTTGTTTCAACCCCTTCTAACCCCACTCACTTTTCTCCATCCCCATTACTACCACCCCAGTTCTGGACAGTTGTCCCAACCTACATCTTGCCTACTTCCAGTTCCATCACATCTTCTCTTGCCCTCCTCTAATCCATAATTCGTGACCAGGCAGAGTGTTTTTAACCCTTAAAATACACTGATGGTTTCCCATCTTACTAGTACTGAATCTAAATTCCTCATCCTGACTTACAAAGTACTACATTACCTGTACCTCTTTCCACTTTCATGTCCTACCATTCTGCCTCAGGCCCTCCACTCTAATCTCAGGGGCGTTCTTCTTGGTCCTCTAACAGGTCAAGCTCATTCCCACTTTGAGGTTGCCCTTACCTTACCTAGAAAGGTGAACCtacatttctaaataattgaCTGCTCCTTATCATTTAAATGTCAATTTAAATGTCCTTGACCACCCAATCTAAAGTATCTACCAATTTATTATCCCACAGATTTACTCCTTGGCAGGTGATACAAGTCACTGGAAtagttaatatataatatgtgttttcttatttcatttgtcAAGTATTTAATTGTTACTCAAATGCACACTGGAAAGCAGTTCAAGAAGTAATTACCTGATGAGGAATATGTTAATATTATGCATATTAACAGCATCGCAATATTTCTTCCTTAAGGTCAGTCTAACTTGAAAATTAATCCAATACCTCCCTCAGGTCTGCCTTTTACACATTCCTTTAGATTCTATACAGTAAAACTTTAGTGGCTGCACATTTTACTGTTTAAACCTTACAGAGACATAATGGCACTCAGTGTAAAAATGATCTCCAGCAATAAAAACATTCTAAACTTTGGAAGGAATATAGCCCTAATGAGGTTTTTGTCCATCCTTCTGCAGAGATGGAATTATTCCCAATGCAATAATTTCTCTCATATTGTTTTCTATCCAGACACAAGCTACCCAGCAATAACCTTCCTTTTGTGCTACTTCTATTGAAAAatactcaaggggtgcctgggtggctcagtgggttaagctgtttgatctcagggtcctgggatcaaaccccacatcagggcctctctgctcagcagggagcctgcttccctctctctttctctctctgcctgcctctctgtctacttgtgatctctctctgtcaaataaataaataaaatctttaaaaaaaaaaaaagaaaaagaaaaatactcaaaaattcTAATTCTACTGATGTTAGGTTGGTGCTCATCTTCATGTAAGGAGGATACTACATTTAGTTGATGGGTTTGGAAAACGACCCCAGTCCTATGAAGCAAGCCAGAGGTATCTTGGTCATTTAGATATCACCATGCTTTTTTCATCTCTGAACAGAATTATTTAATAAACTGTCTTTAGGAAGCATGTGATATGGTAAGATGTAGGCAGTTTTCTTCCTGAGACAATTTATATAAGTTAAAACAAGGAAGAGCACAAAAGTATGAGATGTCCTACAGTTCATACATCAGGCACTGTTAGGAGAATTTCTATATTTTTGCTAATTTATAATGACTccgtcagaaaaaaaaaaaaaaaaactttgatgcCCCCAAGCAAGAAAAGTTTGTAATTGGATCTAGTTACTATTTCTCATCTCAGATATAGAAAAAGGAAGCAGATCATCTCACAAAATAGAATCAGTGACCAGCTTGTATCCACGGAGATATACTGCAGACAAACTCTCTTAACCACTCCTCCTAAGATAAAGTAGGCTACTAgtacttttctctccctccttcttcaaATTTTGAGTCATTTCTTTTCCTGTATGGCCTAAAATAACACTTGGTCTTTTGGATTGTCTTATTGCTCAAATACCAAACTACTTTGTTATCCATTAAACCCCTTCCCATCCTTCTGCCAACCAAGTATTGTCTAACAACAAAACTTTCTCAGTTTGggccaggaaaacaaaagcaaaaatgaacaactgggactgcatcaaaattaaaaacttctacataggaaaggaaacaatcaacaaaactaaaagacaaccaacggaatgtgagaagatatttgcaaattacctatctgataatgggttaggatccaaaacacaaaaagaaatgatacaactcaacacccaaaaaacaaataacccaacttaaaaatgagaagacatgaactgatatttctccaaagaagaagtATAGATAGCCAAcatatacatgaaaagatgtttatcatcactcatcattagggaagtataaatcaaaaccacaatgagatatcacctcatacctatcagaatagctaaaatcaaaaatacaGGAACAAACAAGTGtgagcaaagatgtggagaaaaaggaacactcttgCACAGTTGTTAggagtgcaaactggtacagccactatgcgaaacagtatggaggctcctcaaaaagttaaaaatactttccTTTTACTGATGTGGCTACAGCCATAAGCATGCTCAAGTTTAAGAGGCTTGCCTCCAGTGTCCTCCACTGTGGCAAAAAAGAAGGCCTGATTGGACCTCAATGAAATTACCAATGTCAATTGCCATCAGTAGATCTGGAAGCTGATCAAGGATGGGCTGATCATCCAGAAGCCTGTAACTATCCATTTCCAGACTCAAGGGCTGGAGAAACATTTTGGTCTGGCGGAAGACAGGCATATGGGCATCAGTAAGAGAAAAGGTACTGCCAAGGCTCAAATGTCTGAGAAGGTGACCTGGATAAGGAGGATGAGAATTCTGTGCACCTGCTCAGGTAACAGCTTGAATCTAAGAAGACTGACGGCCAACTGTATCACAGCCTATACCTGAAAGTAAAGGGTAACCTGTTCAAAAACAAGCGTATTTTCATCAAACACATCCATGAGCTGAGGCAGAGAAGGTGCACAAGAAGCTTCTGGATGACTAGGCTATACATAGTGGCCTCAGCAATTACACAAATCAGTtattcaataaaacaaaactttatctgcctcaaaaagaaagaaagaaagaaggaaggaaggaaggaaagatagaaagaaagaaagaaagaaagaaagaaagaaagaaagaaagaaagaaagaaaaagaagaaaagaaagaaggaaagaaaaatagaattgccatatgatccagtaatttcactactgggtatttacacaaagaacacaagaacactaatcaaaaagatatatgtaggggcgcctggatggctcaattggttgagcatctgcctttggctcaggtcatgatctcagggtcctgggatcaagccccacatcgggctctctgctcagtggggagcctgcttcctcctcgctgtctctgcctgcctctctgcctacttgtgatctctctctgtgtgtcaaataaataaataaaatctttcccaaaaaatGTATGTACCcgtgtttgttgcagcattatttacaattgctgaaaaatggaaacatttcaagtgtctatccacagatgaatggataaagaagatgtgatacacacatacagtagaatatcactcagccatgaacaaagaatgaaatcttgccatttgtaacaacatggat
This genomic interval from Neovison vison isolate M4711 chromosome 1, ASM_NN_V1, whole genome shotgun sequence contains the following:
- the CARTPT gene encoding cocaine- and amphetamine-regulated transcript protein, which codes for MESPRLRPLTLLGAALFLLLPLLGARAQEEAELQPRALDIYSAVEDASHEKELIEALQEVLKKLKTKSIPIYEKKYGQVPMCHAGERCAVRKGARIGKLCDCPRGTTCNSFLLKCL